The Micromonospora violae DNA segment CTCGCGCTGACCGCGGGGTGCGCCAAGAAGGACGACAGTGAGGTCCAGGCGAGCGGTGTCAAGCTGGTCTCGGCGGGCAAGCTGACCGTCTGCACGCACCTGCCGTACCCGCCGTTCCAGTCCAAGGACGCCAGCGGCAAGGTGACCGGCTTCGACGTCGAGATCATGGATCTGGTCGCCAAGGAGCTGGGCGTCGAGCAGACGATCATCGACACCCCGTTCGAGGGGATCAAGTCCGGCCAGGACCTCAACACCGGCAAGTGCGACGCGGCTGCCGCCGGTATGACGATCACCGAAGAGCGGCGGAAGGTGATCGACTTCTCCGATCCCTACTTCGACGCCACCCAGGCGATGCTGGTGAAGACCGGCAAGACGTACAAGTCGCTCGACGACCTCAAGGGCAAGAAGCTCGGCGTCCAGGCGGCCACCACCGGTCGTGACTACGCCAAGAAGTACGAGGCCGAGAAGGGCCTGAAGCTCGTCGAGTTCGAGGACCTCGCCGCCCTGCAGCAGGCCGTCGCCAACGGCCAGGTCGAGGCCGCCATCAACGACCTGCCGGTCTGGACCGAGTACCTCAAGAAGAACCCGGGCGGGTTCGAGGTGGCCGCCGAGTTCGACACCGGCGAGCAGTACGGCTTCCCGGTGAAGAAGGACGCCAACCCGGAGCTGCTCAAGAAGATCAACGAGGTGCTGGCCAAGGCCAAGCAGGACGGCACGTACGACACGATCTACGAGAAGTGGATCGGCAAGCGGCCGAGCGCCTGAGCCGCAGAGCGGCCGAGCGCCTGAGCACCGCGTAGTACCGGAGGGCGTGCGTCCCGCGCGCCCTCCGTGTCGGTAATCTCCGGGAAGGCAACGAGCGAACGTGAAGCTGCGACGCCGCCAGCGGGAGCGGCTGTCCCTCGGGCTCCAGTACCTGGTCTTCATCGCCATCATCGCCGCGGTGCTCATCGCCGCGGACTGGGACAGACTGGCCGACGCGTTCTTCCGCGTCGACATCATCAAGTCGATGTTCCCGACGATCATCACCGTCGCGCTGCGGAACACCATTCTCTACACGTTGGGGGCGTTCGCCTTCGGCCTCGTGTTCGGCACCATCCTGGCGCTGATGCGGCTGTCCCGGGTGGCGCCGTACCGCTGGGTGGCGACGGCGTACATCGAGCTGTTCCGGGGTCTGCCGGCGCTGCTGGTGCTCTTCCTGGTCGGGTACGGCATCCCGATCGCCTTCCCGGAGCGCGAGATTCCGGGCGGGGTGTTCGGCTCCATCGCGATCGGCCTCGGCTTGACCGCCGCGGCGTACATGGCGGAGACGATCCGGGCCGGCATCCAGGCCGTGCCGAAGGGGCAGATGGAGGCGGCGCGAACGCTCGGCATGTCGCACTTCACCGCCATGCGCACGATCGTCGTCCCGCAGGCGTTCCGGATCGTGATCCCACCGTTGACGAACGAGCTCATCCTGCTCACCAAGGACTCGTCGTTGGCCTACGTGCTGGGTGTGACGGCGCAGACCATCGAGATCACCAAGTTCGGTCGGGACATGCTCAACGACCGGGTGAACGCGACCCCGTTGCTGGTGGCCGGCCTCGCGTACCTGGTGATCACCCTGCCGCTGTCGCAGGTGGTACGACGCCTCGAACTCCGCTACGCCAAGGCTCGGTGACCCCCATGACGACCACCCCATCCCGCCCCGCCGTGGAGATCCGCGACCTGCACAAGTCCTTCGGGCCGCTCGAGGTGCTCAAGGGCATCGACTTCGAGGTCGCCCAGGGCGAGGTGGTCTGTGTGATCGGGCCGTCCGGCTCCGGTAAGTCGACCCTGCTGCGCTGCGTGGACCTGCTGGAGGAGCCGACGGCCGGCAGGATCTGGGTGAACGGGGTCGAGATGACCGACCCGGACGTCGAGATCGACGCGGTTCGCCGCGGCATCGGCATGGTCTTCCAGTCGTTCAACCTGTTTCCGCACCTGACCGTGCTGAAGAACCTCACCGTCGCCCAGCGCCGGGTGCTCCGGCGGAGTCGGGCCGAGGCCGAGCGGATCGCGCGGGCCAACCTGGAGCGCGTCGGGCTGACCGACAAGGCCGACGCCTTCCCGGCGCAGCTCTCCGGTGGGCAGCAGCAGCGGGCGGCGATCGCCCGGTCGCTGTCGATGGAACCGAAGCTGATGCTCTTCGACGAGCCGACCTCCGCGCTCGACCCGGAACTCGTCGGCGACGTGCTCACCGTCATGCGCAAGCTGGCCGAGGACGGCATGACGATGATGGTGGTCACCCACGAGATGGCGTTCGCCCGTGACGTCGCCGACCGGGTCGTGTTCATGGACGGTGGGGTGGTGGTCGAGCAGGGGCCGCCGCAGGAGGTGCTCGGCGCGCCGAAGCACGAACGGACCCGCGCGTTCCTCTCCCGGGTCCTCGACCCGACCCACGTCGCGCAGCTCGGTCAGCCCGACCAGCCGCCCGCGCCCAGCCTGCCGGCGGGCGACCGCGACCACCTCTGATCACAGCTTCCGTACGTCCGCCCGCCGGGTTGCCTCATCGAAGGCAGCCCGGCGTCGTGCTGTGTGCTCCCGTGCGTCGACGGCGTGTGTCAGCTTCATGTCAATCGACGGACGTCGTGATGTCAAGGTAATCTTTTTGCAATCAGATCTGTACTTTCGTCGATGGATTAAATAAGTTTCTCTCATCCATCGAAAGTTCTGAGTCTTCCGAGCAAAGTTCGCGACGAGCCTCACCCTCAGTCGTGCCACCGCCCCCGTGCTCGGCGGTCGATGCACCCTGCCCTCGTCGCGTCTTCGCCCGGTCGGGAACGGAGACCCATGGACGAAAACGCTGGTGGCCCTCACCGCCACCTGTCCCGTCGATCGCTGATCGCCACCGGTGCGCTCGCCGCCGGGGCGCTGGGCGCGTCCGCCCCAACGATCGGCACCGCGTTCGGAGGCAGCCCC contains these protein-coding regions:
- a CDS encoding basic amino acid ABC transporter substrate-binding protein, which gives rise to MRFPSVVRQAGLVVAVTALALTAGCAKKDDSEVQASGVKLVSAGKLTVCTHLPYPPFQSKDASGKVTGFDVEIMDLVAKELGVEQTIIDTPFEGIKSGQDLNTGKCDAAAAGMTITEERRKVIDFSDPYFDATQAMLVKTGKTYKSLDDLKGKKLGVQAATTGRDYAKKYEAEKGLKLVEFEDLAALQQAVANGQVEAAINDLPVWTEYLKKNPGGFEVAAEFDTGEQYGFPVKKDANPELLKKINEVLAKAKQDGTYDTIYEKWIGKRPSA
- a CDS encoding amino acid ABC transporter permease, which encodes MKLRRRQRERLSLGLQYLVFIAIIAAVLIAADWDRLADAFFRVDIIKSMFPTIITVALRNTILYTLGAFAFGLVFGTILALMRLSRVAPYRWVATAYIELFRGLPALLVLFLVGYGIPIAFPEREIPGGVFGSIAIGLGLTAAAYMAETIRAGIQAVPKGQMEAARTLGMSHFTAMRTIVVPQAFRIVIPPLTNELILLTKDSSLAYVLGVTAQTIEITKFGRDMLNDRVNATPLLVAGLAYLVITLPLSQVVRRLELRYAKAR
- a CDS encoding amino acid ABC transporter ATP-binding protein — translated: MTTTPSRPAVEIRDLHKSFGPLEVLKGIDFEVAQGEVVCVIGPSGSGKSTLLRCVDLLEEPTAGRIWVNGVEMTDPDVEIDAVRRGIGMVFQSFNLFPHLTVLKNLTVAQRRVLRRSRAEAERIARANLERVGLTDKADAFPAQLSGGQQQRAAIARSLSMEPKLMLFDEPTSALDPELVGDVLTVMRKLAEDGMTMMVVTHEMAFARDVADRVVFMDGGVVVEQGPPQEVLGAPKHERTRAFLSRVLDPTHVAQLGQPDQPPAPSLPAGDRDHL